The Sorangiineae bacterium MSr11954 DNA segment GCATCAAAAGACTTTCGGCCGGGCGCGCCGGAGCTCCAATTTGCTGCGTGTACGCGACCCGTTGGCCGTCGGGCGATACGGATGGCGACGCGATGCGCATCCCCGCAGGCGCCGCGATCAAGGTGCGGGCGGCGCCGCGGGAGGTGGAGGCCTGGACCGAGGTTCCGACGGCCCCCGTCCCCACGGCATAGGCGATCTCGCTTCCACCGGGGAGCCAATCGGGCTCGAACTCGTCGGTCCCGGCCGACGTCCAACGTTGGAGCGACCCCGTCGCGACGTCGGCCACCCAAATGTCATAGCTCCCTTCGAAGGCGCGATCGGAAGAGAACGCGATCCGTGCGCCATCGGGGGAGAACCGCGGCTCGCGATCGTCGCCATGGCCCGAGGTCAATGCACGCAGGCCGCTCCCGTCGGGGCGCATGAGCCAAATGTGAAAGGTGCCCCCCGAATAGGCTTGAAAGGCGACCCAATCGCCGGCCGGGGACCAGTGCGGGCGCGCCGGCTCCAACAAAGGATCGGTCAACCGGGTGGCGTCGCCGCCGGATGCCGGGACCGACCAGAGCGCTCCTTGAAGATCGAAAATGACGCGCTGCCCATCGGGCGACAGGGTCGCCGCCAGGTTGGTGCCCTCGGTCACGTTCACCGTCACCCGGCGCTCGCCCTCGCACGACGATGGCCCGAACGCCGTGAGCATGAGACCGAGCGAGCCGAGCGCGATGCACGAAGCCACGGGCAGAACGCGTTGAAATCGCCGCGGTGCGGCGACTGAACCGAGGTGACGTCGCATGCCGTGGATTTAGTTCGAATCATGAAAATCGCAAACCCAATTTGCGATTCGAACATCCGAGCGATTCGATGTCTTCATGATGCATCCTGCACACGGAACATGACCGCGCGCCCATGTCGATATGCGAGTAGTCGAAGTGCCAGGGTGGGCCGTGGCACGTGCCGCCCACGTTTGCGTGCGCGCATCAGGGTACGAGTCGCACTCAGTCTCACTCTTTTTTCGAGCGCGCGCGGCGCGCGTGGACTGCGGGTCCACAGCTTCGAACCGGCGCCTCTCGTGATGTGGATTGCGGGTACACACCCGGGCGGCGCGCGGCGCTCGGGCGCGCCCTTCGAAGCCGGTTGCGCGGGCGGAGGGGGGTGTTATTGGATTTGCATGGTTTGCGGGCCATCCCCACGATGAAGTCTTTTTCGGCGCCCTCGCGGACCAGCTGGGCGCCGAATGACGGACGCACCTTTCTTTCTTAACTAATTCTTACCGATCCATTGCCCGGGGGGGGCGCGGTGCGCGTACACTGCGCGGATGGCCGACGAGGAGGGGGCGAACGAGAGCAGCATCGAAACGCTGATTCACGATCGCGGGATGCAAGCCGTTCGGCGTCACCATCCCCGGCTCCGTTGGACGGACGCGAGCGGGCCGCACGAGCTCGTGGTTCGCGACGTGTCCATCGTGGGCAGCTCCCAGCGCGCGCAGCTGCGCGTGGACGACCGTACCGTCTCGCGACTGCACGCCGAGCTGGAGCTCAAGCCGGACGGGCTCTGGGTTCGCGATCTCGGAAGTCGCAATGGCACCTTCGTGCAGGACGTTCTGGTGTCGATGGCGCGCATTCCGGACAATGGCGTGCTGCGCGTCGGGTTCACCCAGCTGGCCATGGACCGCGCCCCCGAGGACGCCGTCGTTCACCTTTGGCCAACGGATCGATTCGGTCCGCTGATCGGCACGAGCACGGCGCTGCGGGAGCTGTTCGCGTCGCTCGCGCGCATCGCGGCCACGGACAGCAGCGTCTTCATCCAAGGCGAAACGGGGACGGGCAAGGAGCTCGTGGCGCGCGCCATCCACGACGCTTCACCCCGGCGCGACGGCCCCTTCGTGGTCGTCGATTGCGCAGCCATGTCCGAGCACCGCCTGGTGGAGGTCGAGCTCTTTGGTTGCGTCAAGGGGGCGTTCGAGGGCGCGGACGCGCGCGAGGGTGCGCTCGAATCGGCCCATGGTGGCACGCTCTTTCTGGACGAAATCGGTGAGCTCCCCCTGGCGATTCAGCCGAAGCTCCTTCGCGCGCTGGACTCCCGCGAGGTCAAACGCGTCGGTGAGACCACGGCCCGCACGATCGACGTGCGCTTCGTCTCGGCGTCGCATCGGGATCTCCAGAAGATGGCCAACACGCGCGCCTTCCGGGAAGATCTCTATTTCCGGCTGGCCGTTCTTCCGGTGCGCGTCCCCCCGCTGCGCGAGCGCATGGAGGATATCCCTCTTTTGGCGAGCCACTTTGCCGCGCGCATCGGCGGCGCCCTCGAGCCGCCGTTGCTCGAGGAGATGAGCCAGATGCCTTGGTTTGGAAACGTCCGCGAGCTCCGCAATTTCGTGGAGCGCGCCATCGCGCTCGGCGCGCACCGCGCCCTCGATATGGCGACCACCCCGGCGCCCCGCATGGAGACCGCCTACAAGGAGTTTCGCGAGCGCTGGATCGAATTTGGAGAGCGCGAGTATCTGCGCAAACTGCTGGACCGGCACGGACGGCAGGTGGCGAGCGCCGCGCAAGAGGCGGGGCTCGATCGAACGTACCTGTACCGCCTCCTTCGCAAACACACGCTCTGATCCGAGCTCCTCGCGCGATCGCCGCGCGGGCGATCAATCGCTCCAAGGATTGCGATCGAGAGGCGGCTTGCCACCCGCCGGTGCAGGCGCGGGTGCGGGCGGTACGATCGCAGGTGCGGGCGCCGCGGAGGACGCCGGAGGGCTCGATGGCGACGAGGGCAAAACCGGCGCAGCGGGGGCCGCTCGGGCCGGGACATTTCGCGCGGGACGCGCCGTCTTGGCGGGATTTGCCTTTGCGTCGTTTGCCCTTGCATCGGCGGAGAGCGCCGGCGGCTGCGCGGACGGCCGTACCGAAGGCCGCGCTTCTTCGGGAGGAGCCGGCGTCTCGTCGCGAAACGTTCGCGGCTCTTCACGCTTCGTCGTCGGAACGGTGACCGTGTCCGCCGTCGAATCGTGGATGGCCACGGGCGGCGGCGCGACCTGGTGCAGCTCCCGCCAAAGCGGGTATCCCGCAGCGCCAATCCCCGCCAGCGCGAGCACGGCCGCCGCGCGAACGCGTCCCTTGCGCGCGGCGGATGCCGCCGGTGCGACGGGCGCATCCGGCTCCTCGGGCAAAGGCGGCGCCATGGGGTCGGCCGGCGAAGGCTCGTCGGGATCGAGGCCGGCGGGGACCTCCGCCATCTTCACGCTCTCGAGCTTGCGGAGCTCCGTCTCGATATCCGCCTTTATCTTGGCCAAGCTTTCGCCAAACACGGAGCTCACGTACTTGCCGATATCGCGCGCGCTCTCCACGTGCGGCAATCCGCTCAAATAGGCATCGATGGCATCGGCGAGCTCCGCGGCCGTTCGATAGCGCTCCGCGGGGTAGAACGCGAGCGCGCGATCGCAGATGGCCACGAGCGCCGGGGGCAGATCGGGATCCACCGCCAGGGGCGAAGGGATCCGCCGCAGCGCCATGCGCTGAAAGATTTCGGCCTCCGACAGCCCCTTCCACAGGCGCTTGCGGGTGATCGCCTGCCAGACCATCACCCCGAGGGAGAAGACGTCGGCCCGGCGATCGACGTGTTTGGCCCCGAACTGCTCGGGCGACATGTACGAGCACTTCCCTTTGAGCACCCCGGTGCGCGTGTGCACCGATGTATCGGCCGCCTTGGCAATTCCGAAGTCGAGCACCTTGACCTGCCCCGCGCAGGTGACGAAGACATTGTGCGGAGACACGTCGCGATGCACGATGCCGAGCGGTTTGCCATCGATGCCGGTGAGCTCGTGTGCATAATGCAACCCTGCGCACGCATCGGCGATGATGCGCAGGTGCATCGCAATCGTGAACTCGGGATCATTCGTGACACGCGCCCGGCGCGCGATCGCGTCCAGCGATTGACCCTCCAGGTACTCCATCGCCATGAACGGGTGTGTCCCGTCGAAACCCACTTCGTTGATCTGGACGATGTTGGAATGATTGAGCTTGGCGGAGAGGCGCGCCTCTTCCATGAACATCTCGCGAAACTCGCGATCTTCCGACAATGTAGGCAGGAGCCGCTTGATGGCTTGGAGCTTGTTGAAGCCACCGGGGCCGCGAACGACCGCCACATGAACGCGGCTCATCCCTCCCTGACCAAGCTCGAGAATCAGATGATACTTGTCGAACGCGCGCCCGCCGCCAATCCTCTGGCGCTGGCTCGAGACGAGATCGCTCCCGCGAGCCTCGGGCCTTTCCTGGATCGAACGGATTCGAGACTCCATCGGGGGCACCCTCCGCAAAATCACGATTACGAATTAAGCTGCTTCGAACGTCCTGGCCACAAGGAGATTGTCGACATCGAACGTGACGATGCGATGACCCCGTTTCGATGTCGCATGTACAGCATTTTTGTTGCATTTGCGCGCGCCCTCTCTCGACAGATGAGCCGCACCATGCGAAAATTCGCCCGGGGTTCTTGCACGCACATGGTTCCCGTGATCTCATGATCGCACCAGGGATCCTCTCGATCGTCCCCGCGTGAGCCAGAGGAAGAGCCTCGGGCTCTTTGTCGAGAAGGTCGAGGAGGTCGAGGAGGTCCAAAAAGGAGGAGGAGCGCGCGGAACGTAACGTGCTTCGACGTCGATGAATTGCAATCGGCGTACGATGCGCGACAAATCGAAATAACTCGACACCTTTCTTTGGCGCTCAAAAATTCTTTCGAAGCGCTGTTCATCTTTCATCACGCGTCATTCATCTTCCATCGTTCATCAATTCTTCATTCTTCTCGCATCTTGCTTGCATATTACGGGCCGAAGCGCCCAATCCACGCTGCCGGGTCTCGGAATCATGAAGGGGGGAATCCCATGACCAGCCATGCCCATCTCGTTCGCACATCCTACGAAGCACTCCGTCGCGGCGATCTGGAGGACGCCATCGCGCTCTTCGCGCCCGACGTCGCATGCACCCATCCCGATGGGATGAGCGACTATGGCCTCGGCGGCGCCAAAAAGGGTCGCGCGGAGGTGCTCGCATTCATGAAGCATGCGCGCACCCTCTTCTCCGAAATCCGACCGACGCCGCGCGAGCTCATGGAAGATGGCAATCGGGTGGTCGTCCTGGGAGAGCACTTCATGCGCAGCGCGCGAACGGGGCGCTCGTGCACCGTCGACTTCGTGCACTCCTGGGTGTTCTCCCATGGCAAGGCCACGCACTTCACCGATTTTCACGATACCGCGCCCGTGCGGCGCCTCTTCGAGCCCGAGCCGGTGCAGGGCATCTGGCGCGTGATCCGAACGGCGCTCGGCTTTTGGGAGGCGAGGGTCCTCTCGGCGGCCGTGGAGCTCGGCCTCTTCACGGCGCTGGCCGAGGGCCCCACGCGCTCGACGAGCTCACGGCGCGCCTCGAGCTGCACCCGCGCGCCGCGCGCAATTTCCTCGATACGTTGGTCGCGCTGCGCTTCCTCGATCGCGAGGGCGTCCATTATCGAAATACGCCCGTCGCGAGCATCTTCCTCGATCGCGGCAAACCCGAGACCGACGTCACCGGCCTGCTCGAAATCGCCGGCACCTGGTGGTACGATAGCTGGCGAAACCTCACCAAGGCGCTGCGCACAGGCGAGCCCCAAATCGACGTGACCGCCGGCGAGAGCAACTCCTTCGAAGCCTTGTACGCCGATCCCCAACGGATGGAGAAATTCCAGCGCGCAATGCACGGCGCCTCGCTCGGCGCCACCTTGGCGCTGGTCGACGAGTTCCCATGGTCCAAATACCGCACGGTGGCCGACATCGGCTCGGCGTCGGGCACCATGCTGCGCGGGCTCCTCGGCCGCCACGCGCACCTGCGCGGCGTCGGGTTCGATCTTCCCCCGCTCGCGCCGGCCTTTCACCGCGCGGCGGCGCGCGCGGGGTTGTCGGATCGCCTCACGTTCTCGGCCGGGGACTTCTTCACCGATCCGCTCCCCTCGGCCGACGTTCTTTCCTTTGGGCACATCTTGCATGATTGGGATTTGACGACCAAACGAATGCTGCTCGCGAAGGCCTTCGACGCCCTGCCGCCCGGGGGCGCCGTGATCGTCTACGACGCCATGATCGACCCCGGGCGCTCGGAGAATGTCTTCGGTTTGCTTTTGAGCCTCCACGTGATGATGGAGAACCCCAAAGCGTTCGCCTACACCGGCGCGGAATGTCTTGGATGGCTGGCCGACGCAGGCTTCTGCGATGGCTGCGTCGCGCACCTCAGCGGGCCGGAATCGATGGCCATCGGCTTCAAACCATCGACTGCTTGAACCTTCTTCTTACGAAGAGCAATCGAATATGAATCGACATCATGATTCGGCCAACGTCGTCCTCGGCGGCGGACCAGGCGGGGCCACGGCATCATCGTATCGGATAAGGAAGACTCCCGAGCGGGCAATCCCAGCCTCCCGTTCGGCGCACGCGGCGCGTTCTAAACGAACGCAAGATTCGGCCAACGTCGTCCTCGGCGGCGGACCAGGCGGGGCCACGGCATCATCGTATCGGGTAAGGAAGAATCCCGAGCGGGCAATCCCAGCCTCGCGTTCGGCGCCCGCCGCGCGTTCTAAACGAACGCAAGATTCGGCCAACGTCGGCGTCCTCGGCAGCCGACCAGGCGGGGCCACGGCATCATCGTATCGGATAAGGAAGACTCCCGAGCGGGCAATCCCAGCCTCGCGTTCGGCGCCCCGCCGCGCGTTATGAACGAACGCAAGATTCGGCCAACGTCGGCGTCCTCGGCGGCGGACCAGGCGGGCCACGGCATCATCGTATCGGGTAAGGAAGAATCCCGAGCGGGCAATCCCAGCCTCGCGTTCGGCGCCCGCGGCGCGTTCTAAACGAACGCAAGCCAGACGCCCGCTCGGGATCGTGGGTGGCTCACATCTCGTTTACGTCACGGATCCGCGTTCACGCGGTAGACGGGATAAAGGCGATAACGCTCATCCCAGTACGGCGTGCGCTTGTAGAAGAACTCGATGCGGGCGGCCGGATCCTTGGCGAAGATCGGATCGCTGGCCACTTTGGCGTCGAATTCCACCTTGAGCTGCGGGTCTTTGGCGATCATCTCGCGGGCGAGCTGCTCGACTACGTAGTTCTCGATGTTCTCCTTGTACTCGAGGCGGCTATTGAAGAAGCCCCACGCGAAGAGGCTATCGGGCGCCGTGGGCTCCAGGACCTGAACGGCCAGCACCGCCTTGGTTTGTTTGATGGGCACATAGAGCGAGCCATCGGGAACGTCGACCGCCTCGGCAGCCCACTTCCCCTTGTGCTGCACCGGCGTGCGCCCCTCCGAGGGTGAGCCAAACTTCACCTCGTCGGCGCGGTACGCTTCCACCTTGAGGGCTTTGCGCTCGCCCTGGATGCGCGAGTACTTCACGCCGTGCAGATCCAGCTTCCCGCCGACGAGCGCAGCATAGGCTGCCGGGACGATGTAACCGCCCTTGGGCGCGGTCGCCGTCACCGTGGGCGTGACCTCGCGATAGACGGGCACCGGCCAGATTTCCGGCTTGGTCTCGTCGTAAATCGTCCAGAGCGTGCCCGAGATCTCCGACGGCACGCGCTGATATGCGTATCCCCGGAACGGGAAGGTGGTCGCGTTTTTGGTGGTTCCGTAGTCGACATTGACCGTGGTTCCACCGAGGTTCGCGGTGCGCTTGTCGGCCGCGTGCGCCGCGTCGAGCCACTCGCCCCCGTGTTCGGCGGCGGCGTTGAGGAGGT contains these protein-coding regions:
- a CDS encoding sigma 54-interacting transcriptional regulator, with the protein product MADEEGANESSIETLIHDRGMQAVRRHHPRLRWTDASGPHELVVRDVSIVGSSQRAQLRVDDRTVSRLHAELELKPDGLWVRDLGSRNGTFVQDVLVSMARIPDNGVLRVGFTQLAMDRAPEDAVVHLWPTDRFGPLIGTSTALRELFASLARIAATDSSVFIQGETGTGKELVARAIHDASPRRDGPFVVVDCAAMSEHRLVEVELFGCVKGAFEGADAREGALESAHGGTLFLDEIGELPLAIQPKLLRALDSREVKRVGETTARTIDVRFVSASHRDLQKMANTRAFREDLYFRLAVLPVRVPPLRERMEDIPLLASHFAARIGGALEPPLLEEMSQMPWFGNVRELRNFVERAIALGAHRALDMATTPAPRMETAYKEFRERWIEFGEREYLRKLLDRHGRQVASAAQEAGLDRTYLYRLLRKHTL
- a CDS encoding serine/threonine protein kinase; protein product: MESRIRSIQERPEARGSDLVSSQRQRIGGGRAFDKYHLILELGQGGMSRVHVAVVRGPGGFNKLQAIKRLLPTLSEDREFREMFMEEARLSAKLNHSNIVQINEVGFDGTHPFMAMEYLEGQSLDAIARRARVTNDPEFTIAMHLRIIADACAGLHYAHELTGIDGKPLGIVHRDVSPHNVFVTCAGQVKVLDFGIAKAADTSVHTRTGVLKGKCSYMSPEQFGAKHVDRRADVFSLGVMVWQAITRKRLWKGLSEAEIFQRMALRRIPSPLAVDPDLPPALVAICDRALAFYPAERYRTAAELADAIDAYLSGLPHVESARDIGKYVSSVFGESLAKIKADIETELRKLESVKMAEVPAGLDPDEPSPADPMAPPLPEEPDAPVAPAASAARKGRVRAAAVLALAGIGAAGYPLWRELHQVAPPPVAIHDSTADTVTVPTTKREEPRTFRDETPAPPEEARPSVRPSAQPPALSADARANDAKANPAKTARPARNVPARAAPAAPVLPSSPSSPPASSAAPAPAIVPPAPAPAPAGGKPPLDRNPWSD
- a CDS encoding acetylserotonin O-methyltransferase; amino-acid sequence: MGGEGPLGGRGARPLHGAGRGPHALDELTARLELHPRAARNFLDTLVALRFLDREGVHYRNTPVASIFLDRGKPETDVTGLLEIAGTWWYDSWRNLTKALRTGEPQIDVTAGESNSFEALYADPQRMEKFQRAMHGASLGATLALVDEFPWSKYRTVADIGSASGTMLRGLLGRHAHLRGVGFDLPPLAPAFHRAAARAGLSDRLTFSAGDFFTDPLPSADVLSFGHILHDWDLTTKRMLLAKAFDALPPGGAVIVYDAMIDPGRSENVFGLLLSLHVMMENPKAFAYTGAECLGWLADAGFCDGCVAHLSGPESMAIGFKPSTA